The following proteins come from a genomic window of Nostoc sp. TCL26-01:
- the cas2 gene encoding CRISPR-associated endonuclease Cas2 — protein MFYLVCYDIVSDTRRNKVAKLLESYGLRVQKSVFECVLDENQYTTLSKYLTRLVNKREDQVRFYPMSAHTRCKIAVLGTEPEFVIDDAAFIV, from the coding sequence ATGTTCTATTTAGTATGCTACGACATTGTTAGCGATACTCGCCGTAATAAGGTGGCGAAACTTCTAGAATCCTACGGTTTACGAGTACAAAAGTCAGTTTTCGAGTGTGTATTAGATGAGAACCAGTACACCACTTTATCCAAATACTTAACTCGACTGGTAAATAAACGCGAAGATCAAGTGCGATTTTATCCGATGTCTGCCCACACTCGTTGTAAGATTGCCGTCTTGGGGACAGAACCGGAATTTGTGATTGATGATGCGGCGTTTATTGTTTAG